From a single Rodentibacter sp. JRC1 genomic region:
- a CDS encoding OmpA family protein yields the protein MKKLSVLFLFSSLVGLTACGNLSKVTAQGKAEKIVWPKIENSSFNHDGDQFGSWPNWQNLRMVEAGMNKDQLYNLLGRPHFSEGLWGVREWNYVFNYREDGVHKVCQYKILFDKQMNAQTFLWNPSGCGSKSAISLSGESLFEFDKAILTEQGKSTIDLLAEQLNGKETEIKEIKVSGFTDRLGSDVYNLNLSQKRAEEVKKRLESSGVRGPILAKGYGKAQQVKICQGSGQALRDCLAPNRRVEVVVDGVTSFGMLNGSENQGPALLYQE from the coding sequence ATGAAAAAGTTATCCGTATTATTTTTGTTTTCTTCGTTAGTTGGTTTAACTGCTTGTGGTAATTTAAGCAAAGTAACGGCTCAAGGTAAAGCGGAAAAAATCGTTTGGCCTAAGATTGAAAATTCAAGTTTTAATCACGATGGCGATCAGTTCGGTTCTTGGCCTAACTGGCAAAATTTACGTATGGTTGAAGCCGGAATGAATAAAGATCAGCTTTACAATTTGCTTGGTCGTCCGCATTTTTCCGAAGGATTGTGGGGCGTGCGTGAATGGAATTATGTGTTTAATTATCGAGAAGATGGTGTTCATAAAGTATGTCAATACAAAATCTTATTTGATAAACAAATGAATGCACAAACTTTTCTATGGAATCCTAGCGGTTGCGGTAGCAAATCAGCGATTAGCTTAAGTGGCGAATCTTTGTTTGAATTTGACAAGGCGATACTAACAGAGCAAGGAAAGAGTACTATTGATCTGTTAGCAGAGCAACTCAATGGGAAAGAAACCGAGATCAAAGAGATTAAGGTAAGTGGTTTTACCGACCGACTGGGTTCAGATGTCTATAATTTGAATTTATCGCAAAAGCGGGCGGAAGAAGTAAAAAAACGTTTGGAAAGCAGTGGTGTGAGAGGTCCGATTTTAGCGAAAGGTTATGGGAAAGCGCAGCAAGTTAAGATTTGTCAAGGTTCCGGACAAGCGCTTAGAGATTGTTTAGCGCCAAACCGACGGGTGGAAGTCGTTGTTGATGGAGTAACCAGTTTCGGTATGTTAAACGGTTCGGAAAATCAAGGGCCGGCACTGTTATATCAAGAATAA
- a CDS encoding YadA-like family protein, with product MLINNFSQYKRHLLFLCFPALSLSSVQAVETPQSPFIVNPTDDIGNGHFKNSAEKTLVDGPGNFAAGQDNVIKSKKGSSSAVGNQNEVDGKDANAFGDGNTAKGEQAQAFGDNNRVNGNQSSAFGVNNNLGEVNDCSPCTSINSSNIFGSGNKVFGSQSTAVGHENNVEKANSVAVGVKNKVSVDNSLAIGSNNNVSGNTSLSIGSNASASNKNTVSIGSRTRASGKHSIAIGRMTDASGENSVALGAHAKATHENSVALGALSETDEAVDTKSATVGNLIYGHFAGKTSVGSVSVGIAGKHTRQIQNVSAGRITKDSTDAVNGSQLYATNRVVDNVVQSTKNILGGNVAIADNGTLSMTNIGDTGKDNIHDAIKSIKESNKNTQSTVTVGKNLKLKTTDNKDGTKNYHLSVVEDLKVNSVISNEYKVGDKTYINKDGINANNQKITNVADGKVSETSKDAVNGSQLYRVKNEINKNVSAAKTEVKEGKNIKITHSVGTNGQSVYEVATTDDLNVNSVTAGNTVLSKTGLNNGGNKVTNVAAGDISSTSTDGVNGAQLHNIAASTAKAFGGATSLQNGQIVTSNLGNTGKNTIHEALLASQEEVTAGKNIKVMRSTGANGQNIYNVATADDLSVNSISSNEYKVGNKTYINGNGINANNQRVTNVAPGVNDTDAVNVAQLKAMNSNNTNMVKKLESKVHQNDRYARAGIAGSAAIASTPQVRRNGKSMLAIGAATYRGESATALKFSTASDNGHWTISLSGSIDTRGNTIIGSGAGYEW from the coding sequence ATGTTAATTAACAATTTTTCTCAATATAAACGTCATCTATTATTTCTTTGTTTCCCCGCCCTATCATTAAGTTCCGTTCAAGCCGTGGAAACCCCTCAATCTCCTTTTATAGTGAATCCTACTGATGATATCGGGAATGGACACTTCAAAAATTCCGCTGAAAAAACTCTAGTCGATGGACCGGGCAATTTTGCAGCAGGTCAGGATAATGTGATTAAATCTAAAAAAGGTTCTTCATCTGCTGTCGGTAATCAGAATGAAGTTGATGGAAAAGATGCGAACGCCTTTGGCGATGGAAATACTGCAAAAGGGGAACAAGCTCAGGCTTTTGGCGATAATAACCGTGTTAACGGCAATCAATCTTCCGCTTTCGGTGTGAATAATAATCTTGGTGAAGTGAATGATTGTAGTCCTTGTACATCGATTAATTCAAGTAACATTTTTGGTTCCGGAAATAAAGTGTTTGGTTCGCAAAGCACTGCGGTAGGACATGAAAATAATGTCGAAAAGGCTAACTCTGTTGCCGTTGGGGTAAAAAATAAAGTTTCGGTTGATAATTCGTTAGCTATTGGTAGTAATAATAATGTTTCCGGTAACACATCCCTTTCCATTGGTAGTAATGCATCGGCTTCAAATAAAAATACTGTGAGTATCGGTAGTAGAACCCGTGCGAGCGGTAAACATTCAATTGCAATTGGGCGAATGACAGATGCTTCCGGTGAAAATTCTGTTGCACTAGGCGCTCATGCTAAAGCAACACATGAAAATTCTGTTGCATTAGGTGCGTTGTCAGAAACCGATGAGGCGGTTGATACTAAGAGCGCAACTGTGGGTAATTTAATTTATGGTCATTTTGCAGGTAAAACATCAGTTGGTTCTGTCTCTGTTGGTATCGCCGGAAAACACACCCGCCAAATTCAAAATGTTTCAGCAGGGCGTATTACGAAAGATTCTACGGATGCCGTTAACGGTAGTCAGCTATATGCGACTAATCGGGTTGTTGATAATGTAGTTCAAAGTACCAAAAATATATTGGGTGGTAATGTGGCGATTGCCGATAACGGTACATTATCTATGACAAATATCGGTGATACGGGGAAAGATAATATTCACGATGCGATTAAGTCTATCAAAGAGAGCAATAAAAATACCCAAAGTACCGTAACAGTAGGAAAAAACCTTAAGTTAAAGACAACGGATAATAAAGATGGAACGAAAAATTATCATTTGTCCGTGGTGGAGGATTTGAAGGTGAACTCTGTGATTTCAAATGAATATAAGGTTGGTGATAAAACTTATATTAATAAAGATGGTATTAATGCCAATAATCAGAAAATCACTAATGTAGCGGACGGTAAGGTCAGTGAAACATCGAAAGATGCGGTGAACGGTTCTCAACTTTACCGAGTGAAAAATGAGATTAATAAAAATGTGAGTGCAGCCAAAACGGAAGTGAAGGAAGGCAAAAATATTAAAATTACTCACTCAGTAGGTACGAACGGGCAGTCTGTTTATGAAGTTGCAACTACAGACGATCTTAATGTGAATTCCGTAACGGCAGGTAATACCGTATTATCAAAAACCGGACTGAATAATGGCGGAAATAAGGTCACTAATGTGGCTGCCGGTGATATTTCAAGTACTTCGACCGATGGTGTCAACGGTGCCCAACTTCATAATATTGCAGCTAGTACGGCAAAAGCATTCGGTGGTGCTACGTCACTCCAAAATGGTCAAATTGTCACAAGTAATTTGGGTAATACCGGCAAAAATACTATCCATGAGGCACTTTTAGCTTCTCAAGAAGAAGTGACGGCCGGTAAAAATATCAAAGTGATGAGATCAACAGGGGCGAATGGGCAAAATATCTATAATGTTGCAACTGCAGATGATCTTAGTGTGAATAGTATCAGTTCAAATGAATATAAGGTTGGTAATAAAACCTATATTAATGGAAATGGTATTAATGCGAATAACCAAAGGGTAACTAATGTTGCTCCTGGCGTAAATGATACGGATGCAGTGAATGTTGCGCAGTTAAAAGCGATGAACAGTAATAATACTAATATGGTGAAAAAATTAGAGAGTAAAGTTCATCAAAACGATCGTTATGCTCGAGCGGGAATTGCAGGTAGTGCTGCTATTGCTTCTACTCCACAAGTGAGACGTAACGGTAAATCAATGTTGGCTATCGGTGCTGCGACTTATCGTGGTGAATCAGCAACTGCATTGAAATTCTCCACCGCATCGGATAATGGTCACTGGACTATTTCATTATCGGGAAGTATTGATACGAGAGGTAATACTATTATTGGTTCGGGAGCCGGTTATGAATGGTAA
- a CDS encoding endonuclease/exonuclease/phosphatase family protein — MKKINKIFAFLLLVGIAVGIYRVSEVHIFESLQIMLESTPQKHFNQINISCFTNAEQNQPLEKTHIRLLSWNIHKGADRGWQQDLASFAQNQDFVLLQEATPQQNLPSFSTALFVSSFAYQGIPYGVKTFSKAIPKRYCGISQPEPWIHIPKVANAARYSLKNGGELWVVNVHLINFEWQPEAYRSQLKKIFSLLDNPKSAVILAGDFNAWNKERKAILNEFIQEFGLNEVSFSQDERVRFLGNPLDYIFVRGMKILSSKTERVTSSDHSPIWGEFEVDIQKE; from the coding sequence ATGAAAAAGATTAATAAAATTTTTGCATTTTTACTCTTAGTGGGTATTGCAGTTGGAATTTATAGAGTTAGTGAGGTTCATATTTTCGAATCTCTTCAAATTATGCTGGAAAGCACCCCGCAAAAGCATTTCAATCAGATAAATATATCGTGTTTTACCAATGCGGAGCAAAATCAACCTTTAGAAAAAACACATATTCGCTTGTTAAGTTGGAACATACATAAAGGTGCGGATAGAGGATGGCAGCAAGATTTAGCAAGTTTTGCACAAAATCAGGATTTTGTTCTGTTACAAGAAGCGACTCCACAGCAAAATTTACCTTCATTTTCAACCGCACTTTTTGTTTCAAGCTTTGCTTATCAGGGAATACCCTATGGCGTGAAAACATTTTCAAAAGCGATTCCTAAACGCTATTGCGGCATTTCACAGCCTGAACCTTGGATTCATATTCCCAAAGTGGCAAATGCAGCACGATATTCGCTTAAAAATGGTGGTGAATTATGGGTGGTGAATGTCCATTTGATTAATTTTGAATGGCAACCGGAAGCTTATCGCTCACAGTTAAAAAAGATTTTCTCATTGCTTGATAATCCTAAAAGTGCGGTCATTTTGGCGGGTGATTTTAATGCTTGGAATAAAGAGCGGAAAGCAATCTTAAATGAATTTATCCAAGAATTCGGTTTAAATGAGGTTTCTTTTTCGCAAGACGAACGTGTGCGCTTCTTAGGAAATCCGCTTGATTATATCTTTGTACGAGGGATGAAAATACTTTCATCAAAAACAGAAAGAGTAACTTCTTCCGATCATTCTCCTATTTGGGGAGAGTTTGAGGTGGATATTCAGAAAGAGTGA
- a CDS encoding paraquat-inducible protein A has translation MTTIPNFANANYKITRCGECDETVSIVYPLPKNEHAECPRCHHILTTTNRWSLHRCAMIALSILILMPFALSFPLLSIDLLGVKVDASVWKGIWKMATAGYEYTAFLVFICAVLMPISFAILVLMLWFSKLLGVRPRNVLLFLSYIKPWVMFDVYLVALGVSMFKVREYAALEIDIYLIAFVFTALLTTLLFIKINLNELWNDFYPEHNKTYSNLESIELCASCNYSFPHSAIKRQHGHSTCPRCDSRLDLPESIKLQRVWATLIAGVVMLFPANLLPISGVYLTGVLSEDTLMSGVISFIEMKSYFVAFVVFFASIFVPISKILIMLYLLACVHFNWRHSIKWQMRLLHIVHFVGRWSMLDLFVLALMMSLVTRGQIINFTVGPAAFYFGAAVFLTMISTSQFDSRFIWKIYDRKTTNE, from the coding sequence GGAATGTGATGAAACCGTCTCTATTGTTTATCCTTTGCCAAAGAACGAACACGCGGAATGCCCGCGCTGCCATCATATATTAACCACAACGAACCGTTGGTCATTACATCGTTGTGCGATGATTGCATTATCGATTCTTATTTTAATGCCTTTTGCATTAAGTTTTCCTTTGTTAAGTATCGATTTACTCGGTGTAAAAGTCGATGCCTCGGTGTGGAAAGGCATTTGGAAAATGGCAACGGCAGGCTATGAATACACCGCCTTTTTAGTTTTTATTTGTGCCGTATTAATGCCGATTTCCTTTGCAATCTTAGTCTTAATGTTATGGTTCTCAAAATTACTTGGGGTTCGCCCACGCAATGTTCTACTTTTTTTAAGTTATATTAAACCTTGGGTTATGTTTGATGTATATCTCGTAGCACTGGGTGTTTCTATGTTTAAAGTCCGCGAATATGCAGCACTGGAAATCGATATTTATTTAATTGCTTTCGTATTTACGGCACTTTTAACAACATTATTATTTATCAAAATAAATTTAAACGAACTCTGGAATGACTTTTATCCCGAACATAACAAAACATATTCAAATCTTGAAAGTATTGAACTATGCGCTTCTTGCAATTATTCTTTTCCCCATTCGGCAATAAAGCGTCAGCATGGACATTCAACTTGCCCTCGCTGCGATTCTCGTTTAGATTTACCCGAGTCCATAAAGTTGCAGCGTGTTTGGGCGACACTTATCGCCGGCGTCGTTATGCTTTTCCCGGCTAATCTTCTACCGATTTCCGGTGTCTATTTAACCGGAGTATTATCAGAAGATACGCTTATGTCGGGTGTAATATCATTTATCGAGATGAAAAGCTATTTTGTTGCCTTTGTCGTTTTTTTCGCTAGTATTTTTGTACCGATTAGCAAAATTTTAATTATGCTTTATCTGCTTGCTTGTGTTCATTTTAATTGGCGACACTCCATAAAATGGCAAATGCGTTTATTACATATCGTGCATTTTGTCGGACGTTGGTCAATGCTTGATTTATTTGTTCTTGCATTAATGATGTCGCTTGTTACACGCGGACAAATTATTAATTTTACTGTAGGCCCGGCGGCTTTTTATTTTGGTGCAGCCGTTTTTTTAACTATGATTTCAACCTCACAATTCGATAGTCGATTTATTTGGAAAATTTATGACCGAAAAACAACAAACGAATAA
- a CDS encoding sodium:proton antiporter: MNIYTYLCFLTAIAILISFVTRKINDNVQYTIAITATSMVGSLILVLLGYLNWFNLDDIATKVIERIDFKEFLLNGILGFLLFAGALGIKLPVLKNQKWEITTFALFSTFASTFFIGFLFYGVAQLFGWHVDLIYCILFGALISPDDPIAVLAIIKNLKAPKRLSMQVEGESLFNDGIGLVIFTTVFAVAFGGQEPTAGGILHLFFKEALGGIVFGFVIGLIAHYLISATDDGSLEILLTLTIPTAGFMLANLLHVSGALAMVVSGILIGNWTRYTGFSKQSQRYFDHFWEMIDHFLNSLLFILIGLAILLIHVSWQGLILIILAIPICLVCRYASVWLPFQIMKRYRKYNPYTLQVLTWGALRGGLALAMALSIPMGKFYIEGLNMDIRDLILGMTYAVVTFSILIQGTTIESMIRKSKEVIMRERGYNGVGLAKDQRKE; the protein is encoded by the coding sequence ATGAACATTTACACATATCTCTGTTTTCTCACTGCCATCGCGATTTTAATCAGTTTTGTCACCAGAAAGATAAATGACAACGTTCAGTATACGATTGCCATTACTGCAACATCAATGGTCGGCTCGCTAATATTGGTCTTATTAGGCTATTTGAATTGGTTTAATTTGGACGATATTGCAACTAAAGTGATTGAGCGAATTGATTTTAAAGAGTTTTTACTTAACGGTATCTTAGGTTTTTTATTATTTGCCGGCGCCTTGGGGATTAAATTACCGGTGCTAAAAAATCAAAAATGGGAAATTACCACTTTTGCTCTCTTTTCCACCTTTGCCTCAACCTTTTTTATCGGCTTTTTATTCTACGGCGTAGCACAACTATTCGGCTGGCATGTTGATTTAATCTATTGTATTTTATTCGGCGCGTTGATCTCACCTGATGACCCCATCGCCGTACTTGCCATTATAAAAAACTTGAAAGCACCGAAACGTTTATCGATGCAGGTGGAAGGAGAATCTTTATTTAATGATGGTATCGGCTTAGTCATTTTCACCACCGTTTTTGCCGTTGCATTTGGCGGGCAAGAACCAACAGCCGGTGGCATATTACATCTTTTCTTTAAAGAAGCACTAGGCGGTATCGTATTCGGCTTTGTCATCGGTTTAATTGCACATTATTTGATTTCCGCCACTGATGATGGCTCGTTGGAAATTTTGTTAACTTTAACCATTCCTACAGCGGGTTTTATGCTGGCAAATCTGCTCCATGTTTCCGGCGCACTTGCGATGGTGGTCTCCGGCATCTTAATCGGTAACTGGACACGTTATACCGGCTTTTCAAAACAAAGCCAACGCTACTTCGATCATTTTTGGGAAATGATCGACCACTTTCTTAACTCTTTATTATTTATCCTAATCGGTTTGGCGATTTTACTTATTCACGTTTCATGGCAAGGATTAATTTTAATTATTCTGGCTATTCCTATTTGCTTGGTTTGTCGTTATGCCAGCGTATGGCTACCATTCCAAATAATGAAACGCTACCGTAAATATAACCCTTACACCTTGCAGGTTCTCACATGGGGAGCTTTACGTGGGGGGCTTGCCCTTGCTATGGCACTTTCTATTCCGATGGGAAAATTCTATATTGAGGGATTAAATATGGATATTCGTGATCTCATTTTAGGGATGACATACGCTGTGGTTACCTTTTCTATCCTTATCCAAGGTACAACCATTGAAAGTATGATCCGCAAATCCAAAGAAGTGATTATGCGTGAGCGTGGTTATAATGGAGTAGGATTAGCAAAGGATCAGCGTAAAGAATAA
- a CDS encoding PqiB family protein yields MTEKQQTNKEASNSLSNIDSQYKAVKAVLRKNRKVSPFWLLPFIALCIGAILFFQIVEEQGKSIKITFTNGAGLVADKTPIRYQGLQIGVVKKVNFTDNMQKVEVIANIYPEATGVLRENTKFWVVQPSVSLAGISGLDSLVSGNYITLQPGDGDSEDTFIAQEKGPIAQVTPGDLLIHLTSDDLGSISIGASVYFKKLPVGKIYDYRINENNKVEIDVVVDKEYAHFVKKDSRFWNISGVTANISPAGLNFSMESINAIVQGAISFDSPVNSPKAEENTTYTLYANLQAAKRGIEVDVTIPTLSGLEAEQTGVYYQDHKIGILSSLTTVENNEDTLKGTLLIDPNQANLLKTNSHIILRNRKPNLGDLTNPQRFFRGDYLEIIPGDGQEKRQFNVIKENELLLKEPNTLVVKLTAPESYGVSEGQNVYYNNIAIGEIVKQKIDVDGVEYEIAIAAAYRNLINPNTLFVAASNFDVSLGVDGIRFESAHPEKWLQGGIRIIAKKGLGQALNSYPLYKDVRNAESGITGKLVEPSITLKTPTLPSIDKGSIVLYRQYEVGKITNIQPQTNHFNVDVYIYPPYKHLLTDKSLFWVESAAQIDITPKGISIQATPIARSLKGAISFDNSGTGKNKTLYPNELRAKSAGQSLTLITDDAGNLSKGMNLRYLGLSIGEIESITLDSKSHKIIAKALINPTYMGMIAKEGSTFKIISPQISAGAIENLDSLLQPYIDVEIGKGKAQTQFNLTQTSASRSKYNNGIPFILETNDALNLTEGSPVLYRGVEVGTIRKFDLNKLGDRVLIHIVIMPKYQHLVRKNSEFWISSGYDFSLGWKGAEFNTGSVQQLLKGGISFSTPSSNIVQPQASANQRFLLQIKRPAESPIWNSGALPSSNP; encoded by the coding sequence ATGACCGAAAAACAACAAACGAATAAAGAAGCCTCAAACTCGCTTTCAAACATTGATTCGCAATACAAAGCCGTTAAAGCGGTTTTACGTAAAAATAGAAAAGTATCGCCATTTTGGCTCTTGCCCTTTATTGCTCTTTGTATCGGAGCAATTTTATTTTTTCAAATCGTGGAAGAACAAGGCAAGAGTATAAAAATCACCTTCACTAACGGTGCCGGTTTAGTTGCGGATAAAACGCCAATTCGCTATCAAGGTTTACAAATCGGTGTGGTGAAGAAAGTGAATTTTACCGACAATATGCAAAAAGTGGAGGTGATTGCGAATATTTATCCGGAAGCAACCGGCGTTCTACGTGAAAATACAAAATTTTGGGTGGTACAACCAAGCGTTTCCCTTGCCGGTATTTCAGGATTAGACTCCCTTGTTTCCGGAAACTATATTACGCTACAACCGGGTGACGGCGATAGTGAAGATACCTTTATTGCACAAGAAAAAGGGCCTATTGCACAAGTTACCCCCGGCGATCTACTTATTCATTTAACCTCTGATGATCTAGGTTCAATTTCTATCGGCGCATCGGTTTATTTTAAAAAATTACCGGTGGGTAAAATTTATGATTATCGAATCAATGAAAACAACAAAGTAGAAATTGATGTAGTTGTTGATAAAGAATATGCCCATTTTGTGAAAAAAGATTCACGTTTTTGGAACATTAGCGGTGTAACGGCCAATATTAGCCCTGCCGGTTTAAATTTTAGTATGGAAAGCATTAATGCGATTGTGCAAGGCGCGATTTCCTTTGATTCCCCTGTAAATAGCCCGAAAGCGGAAGAAAACACCACCTATACGCTTTATGCCAACTTACAGGCGGCGAAACGCGGTATTGAAGTTGACGTTACCATTCCAACTTTAAGCGGGTTAGAAGCCGAGCAGACGGGTGTGTACTATCAGGATCATAAAATCGGCATTCTTTCCTCTCTTACTACGGTGGAAAACAATGAAGATACACTGAAAGGCACATTATTAATCGATCCTAATCAAGCCAATTTATTAAAAACCAATTCACATATTATTTTACGTAATAGAAAGCCAAATCTTGGTGATTTAACAAACCCACAACGTTTTTTCCGCGGCGACTATTTAGAAATTATTCCCGGTGATGGCCAAGAAAAACGACAATTTAACGTTATTAAAGAAAATGAATTGCTGTTAAAAGAACCGAATACACTTGTGGTGAAACTTACCGCACCGGAAAGCTACGGCGTGTCCGAAGGGCAAAATGTGTATTACAACAATATCGCTATCGGTGAAATTGTTAAACAAAAAATTGATGTAGATGGTGTGGAATATGAAATTGCGATTGCGGCGGCATATCGTAATTTAATAAATCCTAACACCCTTTTCGTGGCGGCATCAAACTTTGATGTCAGTCTCGGCGTGGACGGAATTCGCTTTGAATCCGCCCATCCGGAAAAATGGTTGCAGGGTGGAATTCGAATTATTGCAAAAAAAGGCTTGGGACAAGCGCTTAATAGTTATCCGCTTTATAAAGATGTACGAAATGCAGAATCCGGTATTACAGGCAAACTGGTTGAACCGAGTATCACCTTAAAAACACCAACTTTGCCAAGCATCGATAAAGGCTCTATCGTGCTTTATCGACAATATGAAGTGGGAAAAATCACAAACATTCAGCCACAAACCAACCATTTTAATGTGGATGTTTATATTTATCCGCCTTACAAGCATTTACTAACAGACAAAAGCCTATTCTGGGTAGAAAGCGCCGCACAAATAGACATTACGCCAAAAGGGATTAGCATTCAAGCAACCCCGATTGCCCGTTCATTAAAAGGTGCGATTAGTTTTGATAATAGCGGAACAGGAAAAAACAAAACCCTTTATCCGAACGAGTTACGAGCAAAATCAGCCGGACAATCGCTCACCCTTATCACTGATGATGCAGGCAATCTTAGCAAAGGAATGAATTTACGCTATCTAGGCTTATCCATTGGTGAAATTGAAAGTATTACGCTGGATTCAAAATCACATAAAATCATCGCTAAAGCACTCATCAACCCTACTTATATGGGGATGATTGCAAAAGAAGGCTCAACATTTAAGATTATTTCACCGCAAATTTCAGCCGGTGCAATAGAAAACTTAGATAGCCTTTTACAGCCTTATATTGATGTCGAGATAGGAAAAGGAAAAGCTCAAACGCAATTTAACCTCACACAAACATCGGCAAGCCGCAGTAAATACAACAACGGCATACCTTTTATTCTTGAAACAAACGATGCGCTGAACCTTACCGAAGGTTCACCGGTACTTTACCGTGGCGTTGAAGTCGGGACGATTCGAAAATTCGACCTAAACAAATTAGGCGATCGCGTGCTAATTCATATTGTCATTATGCCGAAATACCAACATCTCGTACGTAAAAATTCCGAGTTTTGGATATCATCGGGCTATGATTTCAGTTTAGGCTGGAAAGGTGCGGAATTTAATACCGGTAGTGTGCAACAATTGCTAAAAGGCGGGATTTCATTCTCAACGCCATCAAGTAATATTGTTCAACCACAAGCTTCTGCAAACCAACGTTTCTTATTACAAATTAAACGTCCGGCAGAATCACCGATATGGAATAGCGGCGCATTGCCTTCTTCAAATCCATAA